Proteins encoded within one genomic window of Rhizobium acidisoli:
- the cydX gene encoding cytochrome bd-I oxidase subunit CydX — protein sequence MWYFAWILGLPLAAAFAVLNAMWYELMDDAARKKASETRK from the coding sequence ATGTGGTATTTCGCATGGATCCTCGGCCTGCCGCTGGCAGCCGCCTTCGCCGTCCTCAATGCCATGTGGTACGAGCTGATGGATGACGCAGCCAGGAAGAAGGCGTCCGAGACGCGTAAGTAG
- a CDS encoding NAD(P)/FAD-dependent oxidoreductase: protein MDDVIIIGGSFAGLAAALQLGRARRKATILDTGLPRNRFAGHSHGLLGHDHKPPLDILAEARQQLARYPTVKLVNARAESISGAIDDFSVLTGDGENLGARRLILSYGVADQMPDVPGFAESWGTSIVPCPYCDGFEVADQHWGLVWSGPPSHNYVRLYQDWTDTLTVFADGHDIAPDIRADLARRNIPVVDGRIAEIAHHGGHITTVNLESGRNAGVDILFAHPRNKPSASLHESLGLATVNTPFGIALKVDERRETSMPGIYAAGDLANPAMNSVTTAISQGATAGISAQQSMLV from the coding sequence ATGGATGACGTCATCATCATCGGCGGCAGCTTTGCCGGTCTCGCCGCTGCCCTGCAGCTCGGCCGTGCCCGCCGCAAGGCCACCATTCTCGATACCGGCCTGCCGCGCAATCGTTTCGCCGGCCACTCGCATGGTCTGCTCGGCCACGATCACAAGCCGCCGCTGGACATCCTGGCCGAGGCGCGGCAGCAGTTGGCGCGTTATCCTACGGTCAAGCTGGTCAATGCCCGAGCCGAGAGCATCTCCGGCGCCATCGACGACTTCTCCGTCCTCACTGGCGATGGCGAAAATCTTGGAGCGCGCCGCCTGATCCTGAGCTACGGCGTTGCCGACCAGATGCCTGATGTTCCCGGTTTTGCCGAAAGCTGGGGCACGTCCATCGTGCCCTGCCCCTATTGCGATGGCTTTGAAGTCGCCGACCAGCATTGGGGCCTCGTCTGGTCCGGTCCGCCGTCGCACAATTATGTCAGGCTATACCAGGATTGGACCGACACGTTGACGGTCTTCGCCGATGGTCACGACATTGCACCCGATATCCGCGCCGATCTGGCGCGCCGCAACATACCTGTCGTTGATGGCCGGATCGCCGAAATCGCGCATCACGGGGGCCATATCACCACCGTTAATCTCGAGAGCGGCCGCAATGCCGGGGTCGATATCCTGTTCGCGCATCCGCGCAACAAGCCGTCCGCAAGCCTGCATGAATCACTGGGCCTCGCCACGGTCAATACGCCCTTCGGCATCGCCCTCAAGGTCGACGAGCGCCGCGAAACCAGCATGCCGGGCATCTACGCCGCCGGCGATCTCGCAAACCCAGCCATGAACTCGGTCACCACGGCAATATCGCAAGGCGCGACGGCAGGTATCTCCGCCCAGCAGTCGATGTTGGTTTGA
- a CDS encoding TetR/AcrR family transcriptional regulator: MTENSRGRRGRPANEALGQTIVDAAYELFVELGFQATTLDKVTQRAKISKLSIYRHFESKEALFSAAVAARCHQFAPQALFEGVDGSAEDQLMAVGSSLLRTLLSSDVRSVEAMVMADKTNQKSLSKLYYEAGPAHVIAQIEALLRQLHAKAVLNVPDPLQSARLFGALIKGSDLLIIARFDQARAEDDNEIESYCRSAVAMFIAAHRGSDHAGG; the protein is encoded by the coding sequence GTGACCGAAAATAGTCGAGGCCGGCGCGGCAGGCCAGCCAACGAGGCGCTTGGCCAAACGATAGTCGATGCAGCATACGAACTCTTTGTTGAATTGGGTTTTCAAGCGACGACCTTGGACAAGGTCACCCAGCGCGCGAAGATATCCAAGCTCAGCATCTATCGGCACTTCGAGAGCAAGGAGGCGCTGTTCAGCGCGGCCGTCGCCGCCCGCTGCCATCAGTTTGCACCACAAGCCCTTTTTGAAGGCGTCGACGGTTCGGCCGAAGATCAACTCATGGCGGTGGGATCATCCCTGCTTCGCACGCTGTTGAGCTCGGACGTCCGCAGTGTCGAAGCCATGGTCATGGCCGACAAGACGAATCAAAAGTCGTTGAGCAAGCTCTATTACGAAGCCGGCCCCGCCCATGTCATCGCCCAAATCGAGGCCCTGTTGCGTCAGTTGCACGCGAAGGCGGTTCTGAACGTGCCCGATCCTCTTCAGTCCGCCCGCTTGTTTGGCGCGCTTATCAAAGGATCCGATCTCCTGATTATTGCGCGCTTCGATCAGGCAAGAGCAGAGGACGACAACGAAATCGAATCCTATTGCCGGTCGGCCGTCGCCATGTTCATCGCCGCGCACCGTGGCAGCGACCACGCGGGCGGATAG
- a CDS encoding class I SAM-dependent methyltransferase produces the protein MAEENVYQVADWNGQSGERWVAYQARLDAMMAVFGQAAIEAAAPATGERVLDVGCGAGASSLDLAARVGAGGQVLGVDISEPLIGRARVLAPQDTPVLFQVADASSTELPEGAFDILFSRFGVMFFDDPTAAFAHMRRALKPGARVAFVCWRGMAENDWVRLPMGAIKGIVPPTAPPDSEAPGPFSLGDPGRVARILTAAGFIDIAIAPFDASIPFGEGGTRDAAIDDAVEMTLEVGPLSRALAGQPDGIRARASAAVRAAFAGCPGERSVMIDAAAWIVTARNPAS, from the coding sequence ATGGCAGAGGAAAATGTTTATCAGGTAGCTGACTGGAATGGCCAAAGCGGGGAGCGCTGGGTCGCTTACCAGGCCCGGCTCGATGCCATGATGGCGGTGTTCGGCCAGGCCGCGATCGAAGCCGCCGCGCCCGCCACGGGTGAGCGCGTGCTGGACGTCGGCTGCGGCGCGGGGGCGTCTAGCCTGGATTTGGCCGCCCGCGTCGGCGCCGGGGGCCAAGTGCTGGGCGTAGACATATCCGAGCCGCTGATCGGCAGAGCGCGCGTATTAGCTCCGCAGGATACGCCGGTCTTGTTCCAGGTGGCCGACGCCAGCAGCACCGAGTTGCCCGAGGGCGCGTTCGACATCCTGTTCTCGCGCTTCGGAGTGATGTTCTTTGACGATCCGACAGCGGCATTCGCTCATATGCGCCGTGCGCTCAAGCCGGGCGCGCGGGTCGCTTTCGTCTGCTGGCGCGGCATGGCCGAGAACGATTGGGTGCGCTTGCCGATGGGCGCGATCAAGGGCATCGTCCCGCCGACCGCGCCGCCTGATTCCGAAGCGCCCGGCCCATTCTCGCTTGGCGATCCGGGGCGCGTGGCGCGTATCCTGACGGCGGCCGGCTTCATCGATATTGCTATCGCGCCATTCGATGCCTCCATCCCGTTCGGCGAGGGGGGGACGCGGGACGCGGCGATCGACGACGCGGTGGAGATGACACTCGAGGTCGGCCCGCTGTCGCGCGCTCTCGCTGGTCAACCCGACGGCATCCGGGCCCGCGCCTCGGCCGCGGTTCGTGCCGCCTTCGCGGGCTGCCCCGGTGAGCGGTCGGTGATGATCGACGCCGCGGCGTGGATCGTCACCGCGCGCAATCCGGCAAGCTGA